From the Cherax quadricarinatus isolate ZL_2023a chromosome 34, ASM3850222v1, whole genome shotgun sequence genome, one window contains:
- the LOC128693678 gene encoding transcription factor cwo isoform X2, whose product MDNYDGCGGCGVDGGGCGVDGGGGGGNRNLNFSSTLHHDGSLHHDGSLHHDDDDDDLSLTKKKAVRDPLSHRIIEKRRRDRMNNCLADLSRLIPTYYLKKGRGRIEKTEIIEMAIKYMKHLQAHACSQIENCEVTVKQERTGRQLEQFHLGYQECMSETMQFLVESEGFFTGDSLCVRLMNHLNKHCEKILTSEGYVTRQSRSSSSTSSGYHANSSSAGSSSDGNGNGSSHASESKDTLVSEESAYRSEDRLGSNEREEKSGGTALENSSGMGSQLREILQQHSGPGSSSDRRCGSYSSGLSSNNSSSGDDNNNSSRLYKFKSNMKHRFSADLEQSHQVRKKRRDSESSCGNYTDCEKDRVTPTGSVSLSRPTSCHEGFSHDLNKLLDECDSPMLDKNQRSLTPTSKCENQGGRSSPCRQSVNVCSRVTVPIFALNQSGSFYVPLTIDSTLIAPAIAGLSNISPVLHPISINVNFCGSCPTITSNIVNPNQGNFTGALISNSHQSLGNRLSHASRNSTLNSSEGSVYNGRPHTRVVGDRKRLEIQRQISQFEEQSPSVSNTNDSVEKREPGDLEIRETSDMRKDHYRHSDHQQRDIPHDPPCIDNKLDTKDTKDKGHEIRDMRNAHNLRDISEMWDIRDPAQMVREFIDTNSNYTNNSAYSRTHAHWGTAYHNQSKN is encoded by the exons GACCCGCTGTCTCATCGTATCATTGAGAAACGTCGCCGCGACAGGATGAACAACTGCCTGGCCGACCTTAGCCGTCTTATCCCTACCTACTACCTGAAGAAGGGACGTGGGCGCATAGAGAAGACTGAGATCATTGAGATGGCAATCAAATATATGAAACATTTACAAGCTCATGCCTGCAGTCAAATAG AGAACTGTGAAGTTACGGTAAAACAAGAACGGACAGGAAGACAACTTGAACAATTCCACTTAGGGTATCAAGAATGTATGTCGGAAACAATGCAGTTCCTGGTAGAGTCAGAAGGTTTCTTTACTGGTGACTCACTCTGTGTCAGACTCATGAACCATCTCAATAAACACTGTGAGAAGATCCTTACCA GTGAGGGGTATGTTACAAGACAGAGCAGATCCAGTTCGTCCACGTCGAGTGGGTACCATGCAAACAGCTCATCTGCAGGATCATCCAGTGATGGCAATGGTAATGGCTCAAGCCATGCATCTGAGAGTAAGGACACACTTGTCTCAg AAGAATCGGCTTATAGGTCTGAAGACCGTCTTGGCTCGAACGAGCGAGAAGAAAAATCTGGAGGAACAGCCCTGGAAAACAGCTCTGGAATGGGAAGTCAGCTTCGAGAGATCCTGCAGCAACATTCAGGACCTGGAAGCAGCAGTGACCGTAGATGTGGAAGCTATTCTTCTGGACTAAGCTCTAATAATTCCTCGAGTGGGGatgacaacaataacagtagtcgACTATACAAGTTCAAATCAAATATGAAGCATAGGTTCAGTGCTGACCTGGAGCAGTCGCACCAGGTCAGAAAGAAGCGAAGAGACTCTGAATCTTCTTGTGGAAATTATACTGACTGTGAAAAAGACAGAGTGACTCCCACAGGCTCTGTGAGTCTCTCACGACCAACCTCATGCCATGAGGGATTTTCTCACGACTTGAATAAGTTACTAGATGAGTGTGACAGTCCGATGCTTGATAAAAATCAAAGATCTTTAACACCTACATCAAAATGTGAAAATCAAGGTGGTAGAAGTTCACCCTGCAGACAAAGTGTCAATGTTTGTTCTAGGGTAACTGTACCAATTTTTGCTCTTAACCAGAGTGGAAGTTTTTATGTACCTTTAACCATTGATAGTACTCTTATTGCTCCTGCCATTGCAGGATTGTCAAATATATCACCTGTTTTGCACCCAATATCCATCAATGTTAACTTCTGTGGTTCTTGTCCAACAATAACTTCAAATATAGTTAATCCAAATCAGGGTAACTTTACAGGAGCTTTAATATCAAACTCTCATCAGTCGTTAGGGAACAGACTTTCTCATGCTTCTCGGAATTCAACACTGAATAGTTCTGAAGGCAGTGTTTATAATGGACGACCTCACACTCGTGTTGTTGGTGATCGTAAACGCCTTGAGATTCAAAGGCAAATTTCTCAGTTTGAGGAACAGTCTCCAAGTGTATCTAATACAAACGATAGTGTTGAGAAGAGAGAGCCAGGAGACCTAGAAATACGGGAAACAAGCGATATGAGAAAGGATCACTATCGGCACTCAGATCATCAGCAACGAGACATACCCCATGACCCTCCCTGTATTGATAATAAACTTGACACAAAAGACACGAAAGATAAGGGTCATGAAATAAGAGACATGCGAAATGCACATAATTTACGTGATATCAGTGAAATGTGGGATATTCGTGATCCTGCACAAATGGTACGGGAATTTATTGATACAAATAGTAATTATACAAATAACAGTGCATATTCTCGGACTCATGCACACTGGGGTACTGCATATCATAATCAGTCCAAAAATTAG